AATGAAATCGGTGCTTAGCGAGAGCTGTCAACCTGATTATGGAGGATACTTCAATCGGGAAAATGCAACTTTGAAATAGCGGGGGTAGGTATGTTTTATTTGTTCTGTTCTGTTCTGTTCTGTTCTGTTCTGTTCTGTTCTGTTCTGTTCTGTTCTGTTCTGTTCTGTTCTGTTCTGTTAACCGCATGCCAGATGAATTAGCCACCCAAAACAACTGACTCTCAGAGACCACTCCGGAAAGTGGGAAAAAAATATGGGAACGCCTTTTCATTTACCTGCTACAATAATTAGTTCATAACGTTTTTTTTAAGGCAACAAAGTTAAAAAATATTAATTATCAAAAACAAAATCTTTTAATAAATAAATAATTATTGCCCCCTGGCTGATCAAATACTCTACCCGACCCGTTAAATTCACTGCATTAAATGATACACTAATGCTCACCCTCCAGGCCGAGAAGTCATGGGAGATTTGGAATAGCTAACACAAAAACAATTTCTCGATTTACGCACAGCATGATAATTCATTTCAATACCAACCCCAGTATTTACTTTTTTAATGTTGATAACTCAACTTCCTGAGGAAGGTTAATAGAATATTTCTGTCGCCAATGAAGCGAATGTTAATAAATATTAGAAAATAAACTAGCCGGAATGCTTTATTTTAAAATAAATGTCTACTTTTGCACTCCTTTTGAGAAAAATAAAAGCTACAACAATGAGCAATAAATCATTATTAACGTTGGTCGATAACCTGACCGTAATTAAAGAGATGCCTGCATTCAAAGCAGGAGATACCGTCACTGTAACGTACAAAATCAGGGAAGGCGCCAAAGAGCGTTTACAAAAATATCAAGGCGTGGTTCTTCAGCGCAAAGGACAAGGCGCAACCGAAACATTCACCGTACGCAAAATTTCCAACAACATAGGTGTGGAAAGAATTTTCCCGGTAGCTTCACCGTTTATCGAGGAAATCGTCGTTAACAAGCGTGGCGTTGTGCGCCGTGCACGTATTTTCTACCTACGCGAACTGCGTGGTAAGAAAGCCCGTATCAAAGAGAAAAGAGTATAGTTTTTGTTTTTCATAATGTTTGTGTTCAAACCCCGCCTTTGGCGGGGTTTTGTTATTTGGGGTCATACCTCCGTCACTTCACCCTCCTTTGCCAAAGAAGTATTGGCAAACACAGCTGTGGCCTCCTCTAATATCCCATCCAGCTTTTTGTAACGCGCCGAAAAATGCCCCAGGAGCAAATGCTTTGCTCCGGCTTCTCTGGCGGTAAGAGCGGCCTCTGCGGCTGTGGAGTGGTATTTCTCTCTGGCCACCTCTTTGAGTTCTTCCATAAAGGTAGCTTCATGGTAAAGCAGATCAGCACCCTGCACATACTGCGCAATATCCGGATTGTAACGTGTGTCGGAGCAGTAAGCAAAAATGCGTGGCGGCGGAGGCTGCCGTGTGATTTGTGCGTTGGGATAGACAATGCCAGCAGGACTAACGTAATCGGCGCCATTCTTTATGCGCATCATCCAGGCAACCGGAACATCTTCCTTTAGCAGAAACTCTTTGTCAATTTTGCGTCGTCTTGGCTTTTCGCCAAAAATAAAACCAGTAGTTTCAATTCGATGGTCAAGCGGAAATGACTTTACAAAGTGCTTATCCGACTCGTAAATTACTTCCTCTTTGTCGGCTTGCGTAGGATGAAAAATCAGTGGATACACCAGCTCGGTCTGCGAGGCTTCCAGTTGTAGTTGTACAATCTCTTCGAGACGGGACGGACCGAACAAATGTAATTCCTTGTCGCGTCCCAGCAGGTGCATGGTAGAAATAAGCCCGATGACGCCAAAAAAATGATCACCATGCAGGTGGCTGATAAAAATGTGATTGATCTTTTGAATCTTGTAATGCATGCGCCGCAGTTGTATCTGCGTGCCTTCGCCACAATCTACCAGATAGTATTTGTAGTCCATGTTGAGCAAAATTGCCGACGGATTTCGTGTGGAAGTGGGTGTGGCAGCACTGCTGCCCAGAATAGTGGCGGTAAATACGGGTGCTTGCATGGGTTTGTTTTGTGCAAAGATAGTTTTTGAATGTAGAAGATAAAAAAAAGCTGTTCCACAAAGTGCAGAACAGCTTTTTTATTTATGAATAAAATCGACGCCGCGAAGATATCACGGCATAGCCTGATGCATTATTTCTTCTTTTCGTCGGCTTCGTCGGTTTCTTTGGTAGCATCTCCGGCCTTTTCTTCGGTCGGTTCGTCAGCTTTTTCTTCGACAGGTTCTTCAGTCGGTTCGTCAGCCTTTTCTTCGGCAGGTTTTTCTGTCGGTTCGTCGACTTTTTCGTCGGTAGCTTTCTCGTCAGAGGCTTCTACTTTTTCTTTATCCGCACCAGCTTTGGATTTTTTAGTTTCCTTTACCTTAGCGTCGTCGGTTTCGGCAGCATCTTCGGGAGCTTCAGGAACTTCAGTAGCTTCTGCAAGCAGCTGGCTTTCGTCAGCTTTCTCCTGATCATTCTCTTCCTGCTTGCGGGCACGAATTTCCAGCTTTTCACGTGCGGCCTGCTCCATCTCCGATTTCAGCTCAGCCAGTTCGCTGATGTCGCCCAGAGTGGTTTTCTCGAGGTTATCCTTCATTTTTCTCACAACCTGTTTGTTGGAACGGGCCTGAGCTTTTTGTTCATTATCTTCTTTGGATTTCTCGGCAGAGAGCACATCCTGGAACACGCGACTGTGCGAAAGGATGATCTTTTTATTTTCTTTAGAAAACTCAATGACTTTAAAGTCGAGTGATTCGTCGACTTTGGCCATGCTGTTGTTTTCTTTTTGCAAATGACGCGTGGGAGCAAATCCTTCCACACCATAAGGCAACGTCACCACCATACCTTTGTCGGTAGCTGTGGCAATGGTTCCTTTGTGGATAGAGCCAACGGTGAAAACAGTTTCGAAGACATCCCATGGATTTTCTTCGAGCTGCTTGTGGCCCAGGCTCAGACGACGGTTTTCTTCATCCACATCCAAAACGATCACTTCGATGGCTTCGCCAATCTTGGTGAACTCGGCAGGATGCTTTATTTTCTTGGACCATGAAAGGTCGGAGATATGAATCAAACCATCCACACCTTCTTCGAGTTCTACAAAGATTCCGAAGTTGGTGAAGTTGCGCACCACAGCGCTATGTTTGGAAGAAACAGGGTAACGCCCTTTGATATTTTCCCATGGATCGGGGATGAGTTGCTTCATGCCCAGCGACATTTTGCGCTCTTCGCGATCGAGGGTAAGGATAACGGCATCAACCTCATCGGCTACTTTCAGGAAATCCTGAGCGGTGCGAAGGTGCTGCGACCACGACATTTCCGAAACGTGGATCAATCCTTCTACTCCGGGAGCTATCTCTACAAAAGCGCCGTAATCGGCAATCACAACTACTTTTCCTTTTAATTTATCACCTACTTTCATTTCAGGATCAAGCGCATCCCATGGATGTGGGGTAAGCTGCTTAAGGCCTAAAGCAATACGTTTTTTGCTTTCGTCAAAATCAAGGATAGCCACTTTGATTTTCTGGTCGAGTTCCACGATTTCTTCGGGATGGTTGATACGGCCCCATGATAAATCTGTGATGTGCACCAGACCGTCAACGCCACCCAGGTCGACGAATACACCGTAAGAGGTGATATTCTTAACGGTACCTTCGAGCACCTGACCTTTTTCGAGTTTGGCAATGATCTCGGCTTTTTGCTGTTCGAGTTCGCGTTCGATGAGTGCTTTGTGCGAAACAACCACATTTTTGTACTCGTGATTGATTTTCACCACTTTAAACTCCATTACTTTATCTACATAGATATCATAATCGCGGATGGGTTTCACGTCAATTTGTGAACCTGGCAGGAAAGCCTCAATGCCGAATACGTCGACAATTAAACCACCTTTGGTACGGCTCTTCACGTGGCCTTTTATCACCTCTTCAGTTTCGAAAGCCTCATTAACACGCTCCCATGATTTGAGTATCCGTGCTTTTTTGTGCGAAAGAATCAGCTGACCCGTTTGGTCTTCCTGGTTTTCCACATAAACTTCCAGCGGGTCGCCTACTTTCAGATCGGGGTTGTAGCGCAACTCAGCGCGGGGGATCACACCATCCGATTTGAAATTGATGTTTACCACAGCTTCGCGGTCGTTGAGCGCAGAGATAGTACCTGTAACTACTTCATGCTCGGCAACAGAGCTGAAAGTCTGGCCGTAAAGCTCTTCGAGCTTTTCACGTTCTGATGTTGTGTAGTTGTCCAGACCTTTATCAGCCGCATCCCAGTCGAAATCGCCGGGATCAGCAGGAGTGTCATGATGCTCATGCTTGGGCTTGCCTTTAGGCTCGTCGTCGGCGGGCATTATAGGCTCCTCTGAAGGTTCTTCGGTTGCTTCGGGATGAGGCGGCTCTGCCTCGGCAGACTCGGTAATCATCTCAGCTGCCACTTCCTCGGCTTCCTCTTTGCTCATCTGCGATTCAGCCTGTACTTCGGCTTGTTCTTCGGCCTCTTCGGGCGTGATGGCACCTTCGGGCTTTGCGTCATCTTCAATTGTACTACCAGCGGCAGCGGCAGAAGTTAGATTCTCCTCAGAAGATTCCTGGTTTAACTTTTCTTGTTCGTTATCCATTAAAAAATAAATTGTTGTGGATGCTGCCTTATCATCCGGGTTATTACATCGTTGTTAACATGCAGATAATTGATATTCAGGCATCAAAACCATTATCTGCAAAAATGAGGGTGCAAAAGTATAAAAAATATCACTTTGTGGTATCACAACAGTGATTTTAGATTTTTGTAGCTTTCGATAGTTCCGGCTTCAAAGGATGGATTGTACAGCAAGGCCGAGGGATGTGTGAGCGGAAATATTTTTGTTCCTCCCAAATCTAACAATCGCCCATTTATATTTTTAAAAACCATTTCTGGTGCGGAAGGGTCGGTTTGATACTTTGCCAAAATTGCATAGGTGGCATAAGATCCCAAAGGAACAATGATTTGAGGTTGGATAATTGCAATTTCA
This portion of the Bacteroidales bacterium genome encodes:
- the rplS gene encoding 50S ribosomal protein L19, translated to MSNKSLLTLVDNLTVIKEMPAFKAGDTVTVTYKIREGAKERLQKYQGVVLQRKGQGATETFTVRKISNNIGVERIFPVASPFIEEIVVNKRGVVRRARIFYLRELRGKKARIKEKRV
- a CDS encoding ribonuclease Z; translation: MQAPVFTATILGSSAATPTSTRNPSAILLNMDYKYYLVDCGEGTQIQLRRMHYKIQKINHIFISHLHGDHFFGVIGLISTMHLLGRDKELHLFGPSRLEEIVQLQLEASQTELVYPLIFHPTQADKEEVIYESDKHFVKSFPLDHRIETTGFIFGEKPRRRKIDKEFLLKEDVPVAWMMRIKNGADYVSPAGIVYPNAQITRQPPPPRIFAYCSDTRYNPDIAQYVQGADLLYHEATFMEELKEVAREKYHSTAAEAALTAREAGAKHLLLGHFSARYKKLDGILEEATAVFANTSLAKEGEVTEV